A window of Schistocerca gregaria isolate iqSchGreg1 unplaced genomic scaffold, iqSchGreg1.2 ptg000659l, whole genome shotgun sequence contains these coding sequences:
- the LOC126318222 gene encoding uncharacterized protein LOC126318222: MSSASGRTLLARFLTPDGEQVGPAMSVPETITASKLSLLLNKHILKNPEQLPYNFYLQDEGISSTLIETLERVRKSESGKAATKEGASGLSEESILKIVYEPQAIFRVRRMTRCSSSLPGHTEAILSVQYSPDGKRLATASGDTTVRLWDSDTETPYSECRGHTNWVLCVRWSPDGRWVASGSMDKTVRLWNPRTGEMCGVMSGHSQFVTALDWEPLHVNSACRRLVSASKDGQAKVWDVVQQKCLFSLTSHTMSVTSVRWGGEGLIYTASQDRTIKVWSASDGRLVRNLVGHGHWVNTLSLNTDYALRTGAYDHTGREYSSLKESQERALQRWTEVKGKGSEILASGSDDTTVYLWAPGQSDKPIKRLTGHARLINIVSWSPNGRHIVTASFDKNLKLWTQSGKFVASFRGHVGEVYQVSWSSDSRLLVSGSKDSTLKVWDIETKKLAEELPGHADEVYAVDWAPDGQHVASGSKDRLLKIWAS, from the exons ATGAGCTCTGCGAGTGGAAGGACGTTGTTGGCCCGGTTCTTGACGCCGGACGGCGAGCAAGTAGGGCCGGCCATGTCAGTCCCGGAAACCATAACAGCCTCCAAGTTGTCGCTTCTCCTGAACAAGCACATCTTGAAAAAC CCCGAGCAGCTGCCGTACAATTTTTACCTTCAAGATGAGGGGATTTCCTCAACGTTGATTGAGACGCTAGAGAGAGTCAGAAAGAGCGAGTCGGGCAAGGCCGCTACGAAGGAAGGAGCGAGTGGTCTTTCGGAGGAATCGATTTTGAAGATCGTTTACGAGCCTCAGGCAATCTTTCGAGTTCGGAGGATGACTCGATGCAGCAGCTCTCTTCCAGGACACACAGAGGCAATTTTGAGCGTACAATACAGCCCCGATGGAAAGAGGTTGGCGACTGCGTCTGGGGACACAACCGTTCGACTTTGGGATTCCGACACGGAAACGCCATATAGCGAGTGTCGCGGACACACAAACTGGGTGCTGTGTGTGAGATGGAGTCCGGACGGTAGGTGGGTGGCGTCCGGAAGTATGGACAAGACAGTGCGTCTTTGGAACCCGAGAACGGGAGAAATGTGTGGTGTTATGTCGGGGCATTCTCAGTTTGTGACTGCACTAGATTGGGAGCCGCTTCACGTAAATTCGGCTTGTCGTCGACTAGTGAGCGCTTCCAAAGATGGTCAAGCTAAAGTTTGGGACGTCGTCCAACAGAAGTGCTTGTTCTCGCTGACGTCGCACACAATGAGCGTAACGAGCGTAAGGTGGGGAGGAGAGGGACTCATCTACACTGCGAGTCAAGACCGCACGATTAAAGTTTGGTCGGCTTCCGACGGCCGACTAGTTCGAAACTTGGTCGGCCACGGGCATTGGGTCAATACGCTTTCTCTGAATACAGATTACGCGCTGCGAACTGGCGCCTACGATCACACCGGTCGAGAGTACTCGAGCTTGAAGGAGAGCCAAGAAAGAGCTCTCCAGCGCTGGACCGAAGTCAAGGGAAAGGGCTCGGAAATCCTGGCCAGCGGATCGGACGATACCACCGTATATCTCTGGGCCCCGGGACAAAGCGACAAGCCCATCAAACGACTCACCGGACACGCCAGACTCATCAACATCGTCAGCTGGAGTCCGAACGGAAGGCACATTGTGACGGCCTCGTTCGACAAAAACTTGAAGCTGTGGACTCAGAGCGGAAAATTCGTCGCCAGCTTCCGAGGACACGTCGGAGAGGTCTACCAAGTTTCTTGGTCTTCAGACAGCAGACTCCTGGTCTCCGGATCCAAAGACTCCACTCTCAAGGTGTGGGACATAGAAACAAAAAAACTCGCGGAAGAACTGCCCGGACACGCGGACGAAGTTTACGCCGTGGATTGGGCACCGGACGGACAACACGTCGCAAGCGGCTCCAAAGACAGGCTGTTAAAAATATGGGCGAGCTAA
- the LOC126318195 gene encoding tRNA pseudouridine synthase Pus10-like → MASESVVDSFRPVEMSTDVVSTDSSKTRTLPDLGTIDIRQAGWVILDVFVSGRYCKYVRNLPQSPWIIDGVRKCESSVQELIGPILAAHFVADSYKFMASGREDVDVRMLGRGRPFIVELINTHRPHLSEKQYAAIQKEINQKSAGKIRILDLQQVSDKDTETLKHGEEFKEKSYQCVLWMPEPVERERLESLSQTPEFEIEQLTPIRVLHRRSLCSRKRKISKMSFTYINSHYALLDIKTQAGTYIKEFVHSDLGRTRPSLGDLLGQDVQILYLDVTEVELDFPKKLENEEEPVSNAGTILDSIDLNSVPSITCADGSKSPSFQPSPPPQNAHQCSPLLS, encoded by the exons ATGGCCTCGGAGTCCGTCGTCGATTCTTTCCGACCCGTTGAAATGAGCACAGACGTTGTCTCTACCGATTCGTCCAAGACTCGGACGCTGCCTGATCTGGGGACCATCGACATCAGACAGGCTGGATGGGTCATCTTGGA CGTGTTTGTGTCCGGACGTTATTGCAAATATGTCCGCAATCTCCCGCAATCTCCATGGATCATCGACGGCGTGCGAAAGTGCGAAAGCTCTGTCCAAGAACTTATCGGACCCATCCTGGCCGCGCACTTCGTCGCCGACAGCTACAAATTTATGGCCTCCGGACGCGAGGACGTCGACGTCCGCATGCTGGGTCGCGGCCGCCCATTCATCGTCGAGCTCATAAACACGCACCGACCCCATCTTAGCGAGAAGCAATATGCGGCTATTCAAAaagaaatcaaccaaaaatccgcCGGAAAAATCCGCATCCTCGACCTTCAGCAAGTCAGCGATAAGGACACGGAGACCTTGAAGCACGGCGAAGAATTCAAAGAGAAATCCTACCAATGCGTCTTGTGGATGCCCGAACCCGTCGAACGAGAACGCCTTGAGTCTCTAAGCCAAACGCCGGAATTCGAAATCGAGCAGCTGACGCCCATCAGGGTCTTGCACCGAAGATCTTTGTGttccagaaaaagaaaaatatccaAGATGTCTTTCACGTACATCAATAGCCACTACGCATTGCTGGACATCAAAACACAAGCGGGAACGTACATAAAGGAATTTGTTCATTCAGACCTGGGAAGAACAAGACCCAGCTTAGGCGATTTGTTAGGACAAGACGTCCAAATCCTCTATTTAGACGTAACCGAGGTTGAGCTGGACTTCCCCAAAAAGCTAGAAAACGAAGAAGAGCCCGTTTCAAACGCTGGCACAATACTTGACAGCATAGATTTAAATAGTGTACCCTCAATCACTTGTGCAGACGGCTCGAAATCGCCTTCTTTTCAGCCTTCTCCCCCTCCTCAAAATGCGCACCAATGCTCTCCCCTTTTATCCTAA
- the LOC126318223 gene encoding N-alpha-acetyltransferase daf-31-like has protein sequence MITIRRARCDDLLKMQQANLLCLPENYQFKYYLYHILTWPQLSQVAIDSKSNVVGYVLAKMDEEETTYPHGHVTSLAILRSYRRLGLATNLMKLSQKTMREVYNAQYCLLHVRKGNKAALKLYQNTLGFKIHSVELKYYADGEDAYCMKKVFGQTKEKSD, from the exons ATGATCACAATTCGAAGAGCTCGT TGTGATGACCTCTTGAAGATGCAGCAAGCCAACCTACTTTGCTTGCCAGAAAACTAccaatttaaatattatttgtacCATATCCTGACCTGGCCGCAGCTATCTCAAGTGGCCATTGACTCAAAAAGTAATGTAGTGGGCTATGTTCTCGCAAAAAT GGATGAAGAAGAAACAACATATCCGCATGGGCATGTCACCTCCCTGGCAATTCTCAGATCATACAGGAGACTGGGGTTGGCAACAAATCTAATGAAGCTATCTC agaAAACGATGCGTGAAGTGTACAATGCACAATATTGCCTTTTGCACGTTCGTAAAGGAAACAAGGCAGCATTGAAGTTATATCAAAATACACTTGGATTTAA AATTCACAGTGTTGAGCTAAAATACTACGCAGATGGAGAAGATGCATATTGCATGAAAAAAGTTTTCGGTCAGACCAAAGAAAAGTCAGACTAG
- the LOC126318235 gene encoding uncharacterized protein LOC126318235: protein MLVLFETSAGFALFKLKDDGVLKKPEKLYDRFRKIESARKLVSLKSFLKFENLTDALETVTALMEGKANSTLRNFLKSTVKTEKLAVGDLKLAASINKKLKIDCVYDNTVTELMRCIRFQFQDLLSTEFPEKNLQAMNLGLAHSLSRYKIKFSPDKVDAMIVQAVGILDDLDKELNIYIMRAREWYGYHFPELTKIVPDNNTYIRVIRALGDRQTANSKDLTDVVDEETAEKIKLAANISMGTEVSSEDMFHIQALVNEILDLVEYREYLWDYLKNRMIAMAPNLTMIVGELLGARLIAHAGSLMNLAKYPASTIQILGAEKALFRAIKASKPTPKYGYLYHASLVGQTNPKYKGKISRVVANKAALSVRVDALGDTITNEVGSESLLQIQNMMMNLENRDAQGIQRTLSRPSFQAYQRPSEPVSTYNTKSDSTLPSNPKKRPKINLNGTCNGAQDDLQASEEPATHKKRKRESSKKDKASETDSPKKKHKEHKKDKTKKKD from the exons ATGTTAGTACTATTCGAAACATCCG CGGGATTTGCCTTGTTTAAGCTTAAAGACGATGGCGTTTTAAAGAAGCCCGAAAAGCTCTATGACCGCTTTAGAAAGATCGAATCGGCAAGAAAGCT CGTCTCCTTGAAGAGCTTCTTAAAATTTGAGAACCTTACCGATGCGCTCGAGACGGTAACGGCCTTGATGGAAGGGAAGGCGAATTCAACCCTTAGAAATTTTTTAAAGTCGACTGTTAAAACTGAGAAGCTTGCCGTCGGTGATCTCAAGTTGGCAGCTTCTattaacaaaaaactgaaaatagacTGTGTCTATGATAACACTGTCACAGAGTTGATGAGATGCATTCGCTTTCAATTTCAGGATTTGCTGTCTACCGAGTTTCCAGAGAAAAACTTGCAGGCAATGAATTTGGGCTTGGCGCATTCCTTGTCGcggtataaaataaaattttctcccgACAAAGTGGATGCAATGATCGTTCAAGCAGTGG GCATCTTAGATGACCTAGACAAGGAACTCAATATTTATATAATGCGTGCCAGAGAATGGTATGGATACCATTTTCCTGAATTGACCAAAATTGTCCCTGACAATAACACGTATATCAGAGTGATCCGCGCATTAGGTGATCGTCAAACCGCTAACAGCAAGGATCTTACCGATGTTGTGGACGAAGAAACTGCCGAAAAAATCAAGCTCGCAGCGAACATTTCAATGGGTACCGAGGTTTCTTCGGAAGACATGTTTCATATCCAGGCTCTAGTAAATGAAATTCTTGACTTGGTAGAGTATCGTGAATATCTATGGGACTATCTGAAAAACCGTATGATTGCTATGGCACCCAACTTGACGATGATAGTAGGTGAACTACTAGGCGCTCGATTGATTGCTCACGCCGGATCACTCATGAACCTAGCCAAGTATCCAGCCTCTACTATACAAATATTAGGTGCCGAAAAAGCCCTGTTTCGTGCTATAAAAGCTTCCAAACCGACACCTAAATACGGGTATCTCTACCATGCTAGCTTGGTGGGTCAGACAAACCCAAAGTACAAAGGTAAGATCTCGCGTGTTGTGGCCAACAAAGCAGCTCTGTCTGTACGCGTCGATGCATTAGGCGATACTATCACAAATGAAGTCGGGTCTGAATCTCTTCTACAAATTCAAAACATGATGATGAACCTAGAAAACAGAGACGCCCAAGGTATTCAAAGAACTCTCTCAAGACCTAGTTTCCAAGCATACCAGCGACCATCAGAACCTGTTTCTACTTACAATACCAAAAGCGATTCTACATTACCTTCTAACCCAAAAAAACGACCAAAAATCAATCTAAACGGGACATGCAATGGCGCTCAAGACGACCTCCAAGCATCAGAAGAACCTGCAACCCATAAAAAACGAAAACGCGAATCTTCAAAAAAAGACAAGGCCTCTGAAACGGATTCACCAAAAAAAAAGCACAAAGAGCACAAAAAAGACAAAACTAAGAAAAAAGACTAA
- the LOC126318236 gene encoding AP-4 complex subunit beta-like yields the protein MYSPECSSKCSKLVYRLKQMLERALTRQDSNTTYNLIKETIVYMECGMDVSALFNEVIMACETNNLNQKKLVYQYLVHHAYTNSELVLMAVNTIQKDFNSNVSVVRGLALHSVCSFQNLSFLGYVLPNLKKGLYDQDEYVCQVAALGCSKLFPIAKEQILQSEIIPRLRELVYHKDHLVAYNSMVSLDKILKDQGGFTVDNSITLYLLRNLFKFSSWEKSLIIRVICQSSLKLNHSKIIDLFNLLDPYLESSDPIQVLAISKLFLKLSTYGDIYHQPVVNRLKKPMMNAFIYAKTDEMAFVLLKHLKLLVCADPHSYATEVRHFLPNLDDQIYQYTVKLQILQLLIPVLNLDQLIQLVICLACVIIRGTSICKLACQTLSKCLTRSDIDLPYPNSALLQDAFSFSPLPCQVHASTLREYLLNKVILLLNCSEKVVLAAASRLLVCFLRNGCLSCNAYLFNFIPCSPHFTLDPDICSAIIWIMGELGQHIKKSTKVLEQVAKEYCRLTPVCKLELLNASAKLFFKRPSVRSKSTLLSVLDLAVQDSLIPELVEYAPIISNLIRFNTRLAKSIFKTPQNPISLNTDIFDVSSSDLLKNHFDTLTIVLEQGKHGRLIRLSDETIKSSNLFAECQKILLSYNKRRNLIQSNPTNVPSDSDSDEAITNPTS from the exons ATGTATTCGCCGGAATGTTCGTCGAAATGCAGCAAACTTGTTTATAGGTTGAAGCAAATGCTAGAAAGGGCACTcacgaggcaagattcaaacacgACGTATAATTTAATCAAAGAAACGATAGTTTACATGGAATGTGGCATGGATGTATCTGCCTTGTTTAATGAGGTTATCATG GCATGCGAAACAAATAATTTAAATCAAAAAAAACTTGTCTATCAATACTTGGTCCACCATGCCTACACAAATAGCGAACTGGTTTTGATGGCCGTCAATACCATACAAAAGGACTTTAATTCCAATGTATCTGTCGTTCGGGGTCTAGCTCTGCACTCTGTATGCTCTTTTCAAAATCTAAGTTTTCTGGGATATGTCTTGCCTAACTTGAAAAAGGGCCTGTATGACCAAGATGAATACGTATGTCAGGTCGCTGCATTGGGCTGCTCCAAGCTGTTTCCGATAGCCAAAGAGCAGATTCTACAGTCAGAAATCATCCCGAGGTTAAGAGAACTTGTCTATCATAAAGACCATCTTGTCGCATACAATTCCATGGTTTCTCTAGACAAAATTCTCAAAGATCAGGGCGGTTTCACCGTAGACAACTCAATCACTCTATATTTGCTAAGAAACCTGTTTAAATTTTCGAGCTGGGAAAAAAGTCTCATCATTCGGGTGATTTGCCAAAGCTCTTTAAAACTCAACCATTCGAAAATAATAGACCTGTTCAATCTGCTTGATCCCTACCTGGAAAGTTCAGATCCCATTCAGGTCCTCGCCATATCTAAACTGTTTCTTAAACTGAGTACATACGGAGACATTTATCATCAGCCAGTCGTTAACCGCCTAAAAAAGCCCATGATGAACGCTTTTATCTATGCGAAAACCGATGAAATGGCATTTGTTCTCCTGAAGCACCTTAAATTGTTGGTCTGCGCGGACCCACATTCTTATGCTACAGAAGTTAGACACTTTCTACCCAATCtagatgatcaaatctaccaataCACTGTCAAACTTCAAATCCTGCAGTTGCTCATTCCAGTGTTGAATTTAGACCAATTAATTCAACTggtcatctgtctcgcgtgtgtcattATCCGGGGTACCTCCATTTGTAAATTGGCATGTCAAACCCTGAGCAAGTGTCTGACCAGGTCAGACATAGATCTCCCATACCCAAATTCAGCACTGCTTCAAGATGCCTTTTCGTTCTCACCGCTCCCCTGCCAAGTTCATGCCTCAACACTTAGAGAATATCTCTTGAACAAAGTCATCCTTTTGCTCAACTGTTCCGAAAAAGTGGTCTTAGCTGCTGCATCGCGTTTACTTGTTTGTTTCCTACGAAACGGATGCCTGTCATGCAACGCCTACCTTTTCAACTTCATACCGTGTTCACCACATTTCACTCTAGACCCAGACATTTGCTCGGCTATAATATGGATCATGGGAGAGCTAGGACAACATATCAAAAAATCCACCAAGGTACTCGAGCAAGTAGCTAAAGAGTACTGTCGCCTAACGCCTGTATGCAAATTAGAACTTCTGAACGCGTCAGCCAAACTGTTCTTCAAACGTCCTTCTGTCAGATCTAAATCCACCCTTCTATCTGTCTTGGATCTAGCCGTCCAAGACAGCCTCATACCAGAACTTGTGGAATATGCGCCCATCATCAGCAATTTGATCCGCTTTAACACTCGACTCGCGAAAAGCATTTTCAAAACACCCCAAAACCCAATTTCGTTGAACACCGACATCTTCGACGTCTCTAGCTCCGATCTGCTAAAAAACCATTTCGACACCTTAACCATCGTCCTAGAACAAGGCAAACATGGACGGCTCATCAGACTTAGTGACGAAACTATAAAATCCTCTAACCTCTTTGCTGAATGTCAAAAAATACTCCTCAGCTACAACAAACGTCGAAACCTAATACAGTCTAACCCCACAAATGTACCCTCAGACTCGGACTCGGACGAAGCTATTACTAACCCGACGTCCTAA
- the LOC126318238 gene encoding probable splicing factor YJU2B: MAERKSSTKYYPPEWNPEKGSVNKFHGKHPYGSRARKLDKGILVIRFEMPWNMWCNHCGDMIPRGRRFNAEKQKTGAYLSSPIFSFSFRCNRCAGTLVIRTDPKTSDFVVVEGGRRKVEWVESEDGKVEEELGACITNLESLSRAPDKPVDPFEFVEQIYDNSDSKSSPIEEGPSYDFESVAHQRYDDSVANNRLLRSMMRRERKKIKILEEETRKRGLGITLLPFIEEDEKEAQETFNRISSERASQVVSSNSSCCLKSCIDSSSILTGVQSLKREKVVSKLRRQGLDWTILKKKQMPLTSTKLGLKHTKFMSVIGPAVKGKDNFEVQK, encoded by the exons ATG GCCGAGAGAAAGTCCAGCACTAAATATTACCCACCAGAGTGGAACCCAGAGAAGGGCTCGGTTAATAAGTTTCATGGGAAGCATCCGTACGGAAGTCGTGCTAGGAAGTTGGACAAGGGCATTTTGGTCATCCGGTTTGAGATGCCTTGGAATATGTGGTGCAATCACTGTGGAGACATGATTCCTCGTGGTCGTCGGTTCAATGCAGAGAAGCAGAAAACGGGCGCCTACCTTTCCAGTCCTATTTTCTCTTTCTCATTTCGTTGCAACCGGTGCGCTGGCACTCTAGTCATTCGGACGGATCCGAAGACCAGTGATTTTGTCGTAGTTGAAGGAGGTAGGCGAAAAGTGGAATGGGTCGAGTCGGAGGAtggtaaggttgaagaggagcttgGAGCTTGCATCACGAACCTCGAATCTCTGTCGCGCGCGCCGGACAAGCCTGTTGACCCTTTTGAATTCGTAGAGCAGATTTATGATAACAGCGATTCCAAATCTTCTCCTATAGAAGAAGGTCCAAGCTACGACTTCGAGTCGGTTGCGCACCAGCGTTACGATGATTCTGTAGCCAACAATCGCCTTTTGCGTAGTATGATGAGGCGAGAGCGCAAGAAAATCAAGATTTTGGAGGAAGAGACGCGTAAAAGAGGTCTCGGAATCACATTGCTGCCTTTTATTGAAGAGGACGAGAAAGAAGCTCAGGAGACATTCAATCGAATCTCCTCAGAGAGAGCTTCGCAGGTGGTTTCTTCGAATTCGAGTTGTTGTTTGAAATCTTGTATTGACTCGTCTAGTATTTTAACTGGAGTCCAATCGTTAAAAAGGGAAAAGGTCGTTTCTAAACTAAGAAGGCAGGGTCTAGATTGGACtattttaaagaaaaaacaaaTGCCATTGACATCTACTAAGCTCGGCTTGAAACATACGAAGTTCATGTCGGTAATCGGACCTGCCGTCAAAGGAAAGGACAATTTTGAGGTTCAGAAGTAG
- the LOC126318237 gene encoding uncharacterized RNA pseudouridine synthase aq_1758-like, with protein MRDEREEGTFIVVNAPPELAFSERVDKWLFSATELSRGRIQHLLEEHKIIRNGQICKKKDKVRAMDEFKIFLNEDLVLKPVDMPLEIVYQDEHIAVINKEAGIPVHPGEGEDANAKVTLVHILLHHFPGQLSSGEGPMRPGIVHRLDKDTSGLLVVCKTNLAHMTLKEMLKTQKPADFEKGYWALVNGKVNSGGSIEDPIMRHPGKNKGQKMMVCRAHQRDKGKNAHTEYSVKKCWQVGKATFYTLLDIRIFTGRTHQIRVHMASISHPVVGDAIYGSRKSKTGALLLLAKRLVFRHPITKERIELVAKNPDYFENFMAELDRIEENFKNSNLSEEVE; from the exons ATGAGGGATGAACGAGAGGAAGGCACCTTCATCGTGGTCAACGCACCCCCAGAACTTGCTTTTAGCGAACGCGTCGACAAATGGTTGTTCTCGGCAACTGAATTAAGCCGGGGGCGAATTCAACATCTTTTGGAAGAACATAAAATAATCCGCAACGGtcaaatatgcaaaaaaaaagatAAG GTTCGAGCGATGGACgagtttaaaatttttttgaacGAAGATCTCGTCCTGAAACCTGTCGACATGCCGCTAGAAATTGTCTACCAAGACGAGCACATAGCGGTGATTAATAAAG AGGCTGGCATACCGGTGCATCCAGGGGAAGGTGAAGATGCGAATGCCAAAGTAACGCTCGTTCATATATTACTACATCATTTTCCCGGCCAACTTTCCTCGGGAGAAGGACCGATGCGCCCGGGAATTGTCCACCGGTTGGACAAGGACACATCCGGTCTATTGGTCGTTTGCAAGACTAATCTGGCCCATATGACACTGAAGGAGATGTTAAAGACGCAAAAGCCCGCCGATTTTGAAAAGGGCTATTGGGCGCTGGTGAATGGAAAAGTGAATTCGGGAGGGTCGATTGAAGATCCGATCATGCGTCATCCAGGCAAGAACAAAGGCCAAAAAATGATGGTGTGCAGGGCACACCAACGAGACAAGGGAAAGAACGCGCACACCGAGTATTCTGTTAAGAAATGTTGGCAAGTAGGCAAAGCCACATTTTACACGCTTCTCGATATCAGAATATTCACAGGACGTACACATCAAATTCGAGTACACATGGCATCAATTTCGCACCCGGTAGTAGGCGACGCGATCTATGGTTCGAGAAAGAGTAAAACAGGGGCATTGCTACTGCTTGCAAAGAGGTTGGTATTCAGGCATCCCATAACAAAAGAAAGAATCGAGCTTGTAGCGAAAAATCCggattattttgaaaattttatggCCGAATTAGATAGaatagaagaaaattttaaaaattcaaacttGTCAGAAGAGGTTGAATAG
- the LOC126318213 gene encoding src kinase-associated phosphoprotein 2-like, with product MLNKLKKGLADTKIKAAKGYQYARFKTSNFVHPSEIEPHIQSLRYNRDQIPKIYARVAELCSSQKELSSQENKLYSEVSSSCNSEYENPSLERYMRAWSDCEYAIAEARSIYYASLEEIRIDMKSVKDGILSNTVSLQDKVNHALNDVIYWRKNSNVSKLSDAESRYKQYISELIELKNRLIETKEAKFEEYISSWSESQLQFFTQCMNASQNLVNQLRSFGPVVKTVFEPVDISSLNMSQSNVTEEASPPSSIPPLQSLSIEPPAQQPPCIDTDKPVPAQRTPPPPLKPASAQCMYDFNATSSDELSFKCGDILKILDQSGEWWVAELNGVVGLIPCNYIKLL from the exons ATGTTAAACAAGCTGAAAAAGGGCTTGGCCGATACCAAGATCAAGGCTGCGAAGGGGTATCAATACGCAAGGTTCAAGACAAGTAATTTTGTACATCCTAGTGAAATAGAGCCTCATATTCAG TCTTTGAGATACAATCGTGACCAG ATTCCGAAAATATATGCTCGCGTTGCCGAGTTGTGTTCATCTCAAAAAG AGCTGAGTAGTCAAGAAAATAAGCTGTATTCTGAGGTTTCAAGCTCTTGCAACAGCGAATATGAAAATCCAAGCTTGGAACGGTATATGCGCGCTTGGTCGGACTGCGAGTATGCAATAGCAGAAGCTCGATCGATTTAT TATGCTTCTCTAGAGGAGATTCGTATCGATATGAAATCTGTGAAAGATGGCATTTTGAGCAATACCGTCTCTTTGCAAGATAAGGTCAATCATGCACTCAACGACGTTATttactggcgtaaaaattccaatGTCAGCAAACTGTCAGATGCAGAATCGCGCTACAAACAGTATATTTCAGAGTTGATCGAACTGAAGAATCGCCTCATTGAAACTAAGGAAGCAAAATTCGAGGAATATATCAGCAGCTGGTCCGAAAGTCAGCTTCAATTCTTTACACAATGTATGAATGCCTCCCAAAATCTGGTCAATCAGTTGAGGAGTTTTGGACCAGTCGTCAAAACCGTTTTTGAGCCTGTCGACATTTCCTCACTCAACATGAGCCAGAGCAACGTCACCGAAGAAGCCAGCCCTCCCTCTTCAATACCTCCTTTACAATCTCTCAGCATTGAACCACCCGCTCAGCAGCCTCCATGTATCGATACAGACAAGCCCGTCCCAGCTCAAAGAACCCCGCCTCCGCCACTAAAGCCTGCTAGTGCACAATGCATGTATGATTTCAATGCTACGTCTTCAGACGAACTGAGCTTCAAATGTGGCGATATTCTCAAGATTCTGGACCAGTCTGGCGAGTGGTGGGTTGCTGAATTGAACGGTGTCGTAGGTCTTATTCCATGTAACTATATCAAGCTACTTTGA